A portion of the Pseudarthrobacter sp. L1SW genome contains these proteins:
- a CDS encoding sigma 54-interacting transcriptional regulator, which produces MTDRPDIFTVGELRAAGHAHKDLRQEIRGNLLAALAAGRDPWPGLYGFSRTVIPQLERALIAGHDVVLLGERGQGKTRLLRTLAGLLDEWSPVIEGSELNEHPFEPITEHYRALALTEGDRLRVAWRHRSERYVEKLATPDTSVADLIGDVDPMRVAEGRRLGDPETIHYGLVPRSNRGIIAINELPDLAERIQVSMLNVMEERDIQIRGYVLRLPLDVLVVASANPEDYTNRGRIITPLKDRFGAEIRTHYPIELDDEVAVIRQEGQLVANVPPVILEILARYTRALRQSPAINQTSGVSARFAIAGAETVAAAALRRASVRGEAEAVARIVDLGTAVEVLTGKIEFESGEEGREQAVLDHLLRTATAEAVRAHYQGLDLGPLVAALDGHTTVTTGEHVTAQEFLENLPALNGSGLYDEIGTRLGATNEGQRAAAIELALEGLYLARRISKESDDEETVYG; this is translated from the coding sequence GTGACTGATCGTCCCGATATTTTCACTGTTGGTGAGCTGCGCGCCGCCGGCCACGCCCACAAGGACCTCCGCCAGGAAATCCGAGGCAACCTCCTCGCCGCGCTCGCGGCCGGCAGGGATCCGTGGCCGGGGTTGTACGGCTTCAGCCGCACCGTCATTCCCCAGCTTGAGCGGGCCCTGATCGCCGGCCACGACGTTGTCCTGCTCGGCGAGCGCGGACAGGGCAAGACGCGCCTCCTCCGCACCCTGGCGGGGCTGCTGGATGAATGGTCGCCCGTCATCGAGGGCTCGGAACTGAACGAACACCCGTTCGAGCCCATCACCGAGCACTACCGCGCCCTCGCCCTCACCGAGGGCGACCGGCTGCGGGTGGCATGGCGCCACCGGTCTGAGCGGTACGTGGAGAAGCTGGCCACGCCGGACACTTCCGTTGCTGACCTGATTGGCGACGTGGACCCGATGCGCGTGGCCGAGGGCCGCCGCCTCGGGGATCCGGAAACCATACATTACGGCCTGGTTCCGCGGTCCAACCGCGGCATCATCGCCATCAATGAGCTGCCGGACCTTGCCGAACGGATCCAGGTGTCCATGCTCAACGTTATGGAGGAGCGCGACATCCAGATCCGGGGCTACGTGCTCCGCCTGCCGCTGGACGTGCTGGTGGTGGCGTCCGCCAACCCGGAGGACTACACCAACCGGGGCAGGATCATCACGCCGTTGAAGGACCGCTTCGGTGCCGAGATCCGGACGCACTACCCCATAGAGCTCGACGATGAAGTGGCCGTGATCCGGCAGGAGGGCCAGCTGGTGGCCAACGTTCCGCCGGTCATCCTTGAGATCCTGGCCCGCTACACCCGTGCGCTGCGGCAGTCCCCGGCCATCAACCAGACCTCCGGGGTGTCAGCCCGGTTCGCCATCGCAGGTGCCGAGACAGTGGCCGCCGCAGCGCTCCGCCGGGCCAGTGTCCGTGGCGAGGCCGAGGCCGTGGCACGGATAGTGGACCTGGGGACAGCGGTGGAAGTCCTGACCGGCAAGATCGAGTTCGAATCGGGTGAGGAAGGCCGCGAACAAGCCGTCCTCGACCACCTCTTGCGCACAGCCACAGCCGAGGCCGTGCGCGCCCACTACCAGGGCCTTGATCTTGGCCCGCTCGTGGCTGCACTTGACGGGCACACCACAGTCACCACAGGAGAGCACGTCACCGCGCAGGAATTCCTCGAGAACCTTCCGGCCCTGAACGGGTCGGGCCTCTACGACGAAATCGGCACCCGCCTCGGCGCAACGAACGAGGGCCAGCGCGCCGCCGCGATCGAACTCGCCCTGGAAGGCCTCTACCTCGCCCGCCGGATCTCCAAGGAGTCCGACGACGAAGAAACGGTCTACGGCTAG
- a CDS encoding VWA domain-containing protein encodes MGIHNHSARYGRYTGGPDPLAPPVDLAEALDAVAEDVMAGYSPRHALQEFLRRGGRSREGLDDLARRVQQRRSELLGRHRLDGTLSEVRKLLDTAVLEERKQLARDAMMDNADRAFREMQLQNLPASTAAAVNELASYDWQSGAAREAYGRIKDLLGREALDQRFAGMKQALENATEEDRAAVSGMLRDLNGLLDKHRRGQDTEADFQEFMARHGHHFPENPQSVEELVDALAKRAAAAQRLLQSMSPEQRDELMRLSAQAFGSPELMAQLSQLDDSLRALRPGEDWSGSERFEGQEGLGLGDGTGVLQDIAELDELAEQLSQSYNGSTLGDLDLDALARQLGQTAAVTARTLAEIERAMQDGGYLRRGADGDLRLSPQAMRRLGKSLLRDTARQLSGRQGRRDTRVAGAAGEQTGSSRQWEFGDAEPWDVTRTLTNAISRTAADGGTPGTGLRLTPADIEVSETEARTQAAVVLLVDVSFSMAVEGRWVPMKRTALALHHLVSTRFRGDRLELITFGRYAQAMDIGELTAMPPRREQGTNLHHGLLLAGRFFRKHPSMQPVLLVVTDGEPTAHLLAEGEPWFCWPTDPETIRVTVAELERLGRAGTQATFFRLGNDPSLERFVQRMVRRVGGRVVAPEAGDLGAAVVGEYLRAHFRGRAFGDSDWAS; translated from the coding sequence ATGGGCATCCACAACCACTCCGCCAGGTACGGCCGGTACACCGGCGGACCCGACCCCCTCGCCCCGCCCGTTGACCTGGCGGAGGCGCTGGACGCCGTCGCCGAGGACGTGATGGCAGGCTACTCGCCCCGCCACGCCCTGCAGGAGTTCCTCCGGCGCGGCGGCCGGAGCAGGGAAGGCCTGGATGACCTCGCACGGCGCGTCCAGCAACGCCGCAGCGAACTGCTCGGCCGCCACCGGCTGGACGGCACCCTCAGCGAGGTCAGGAAGCTCCTGGATACGGCCGTGCTGGAGGAACGCAAGCAGCTCGCCCGGGACGCGATGATGGACAACGCGGACCGTGCGTTCCGGGAGATGCAGCTGCAGAACCTGCCCGCTTCCACCGCGGCCGCGGTCAACGAACTCGCTTCCTATGACTGGCAGTCAGGCGCCGCAAGGGAAGCGTACGGGCGGATCAAGGACCTGTTGGGCCGGGAGGCCCTGGACCAGCGGTTCGCGGGCATGAAGCAGGCGCTTGAAAACGCCACGGAGGAGGACCGGGCAGCCGTCAGCGGCATGCTCCGGGACCTGAACGGGCTGCTGGACAAACACCGGCGCGGACAGGACACGGAGGCTGACTTCCAGGAGTTCATGGCGCGGCACGGCCACCACTTCCCGGAAAACCCGCAGTCCGTTGAGGAGCTGGTTGACGCGCTGGCCAAACGTGCGGCTGCGGCCCAGCGGCTCCTGCAGTCCATGTCGCCCGAGCAGCGGGACGAGCTGATGCGGCTTTCAGCGCAAGCCTTCGGATCGCCGGAACTGATGGCCCAGCTCAGCCAGCTCGACGACAGCCTGCGGGCCCTGCGTCCCGGAGAGGACTGGAGCGGCTCGGAGCGGTTTGAGGGGCAGGAAGGCCTGGGCCTTGGCGACGGCACCGGCGTCCTGCAGGACATCGCGGAACTCGATGAACTGGCCGAGCAGCTTTCCCAGTCCTACAACGGGTCAACCCTCGGCGACCTGGACCTGGATGCCCTGGCCCGCCAGCTTGGGCAGACCGCAGCGGTTACCGCCCGCACCCTGGCCGAGATCGAGCGGGCCATGCAGGACGGCGGATACCTGCGGCGGGGCGCGGACGGGGACCTCCGGCTCTCGCCGCAGGCCATGCGGCGGCTCGGCAAGTCCCTGCTGCGGGACACGGCCCGGCAGCTGTCCGGCCGGCAGGGACGCCGGGACACCCGCGTGGCGGGAGCCGCCGGCGAGCAGACCGGATCCAGCCGCCAATGGGAGTTTGGGGACGCCGAGCCATGGGACGTCACCCGCACGCTGACCAACGCGATCAGCCGTACCGCGGCCGACGGCGGGACGCCGGGTACCGGACTCCGCCTCACCCCAGCGGACATCGAAGTGAGCGAGACCGAGGCCCGCACCCAAGCCGCCGTCGTCCTTCTGGTGGACGTTTCATTCTCGATGGCCGTCGAAGGGCGGTGGGTGCCGATGAAGCGCACGGCCCTGGCGCTGCACCACCTTGTCTCCACACGCTTCCGCGGTGACCGGCTGGAGCTGATCACGTTCGGCCGCTATGCCCAGGCCATGGACATCGGCGAGCTCACGGCAATGCCGCCCCGCCGCGAGCAGGGAACAAACCTGCATCACGGATTGCTGCTGGCTGGACGTTTCTTCCGCAAGCACCCGTCCATGCAGCCCGTCCTCCTGGTGGTGACCGACGGCGAGCCCACCGCCCATCTGCTCGCGGAAGGCGAACCCTGGTTCTGCTGGCCCACGGACCCCGAAACCATCCGGGTGACGGTGGCGGAACTGGAGCGGCTGGGCCGGGCAGGCACCCAGGCCACGTTCTTCCGGCTGGGCAACGACCCCAGCCTGGAACGCTTCGTCCAGCGCATGGTGCGCCGGGTGGGCGGGCGGGTTGTGGCACCCGAGGCCGGGGACCTCGGAGCCGCGGTAGTGGGGGAGTACCTGCGCGCACACTTCCGCGGGCGCGCGTTCGGCGACTCCGACTGGGCCTCATAG
- a CDS encoding 5'-3' exonuclease codes for MPDRLMLLDTASLYFRAFYGLPDTIRRADGTPVNAVRGLLDMIARLTTDYQATHLIACWDDDWRPQWRVDLLPSYKAHRVAEAVAGAPDVEVVPDALEAQLPMIRRALELAGIAIVGAAEHEADDVVGTYASHADLPVDVVTGDRDLFQVCDNERQVRVIYTARGMKNLEVITEEVVVAKYRVLPQQYADYATLRGDASDGLPGVAGIGEKTAASLLLKHGTLERLLEAAGDSGSGVSAPVRAKLAAAAGYLSVAPAVVRLVRDLDLPSPEEAGAKLSPVAGEPRAELERLATEWNLGGSVRRLFAALDLRQ; via the coding sequence ATGCCTGACCGTTTGATGCTGCTGGACACTGCCTCGCTGTATTTCCGCGCCTTTTACGGACTGCCGGACACGATCCGCCGCGCGGACGGCACACCGGTCAACGCCGTTCGTGGCTTGCTGGACATGATTGCGCGGCTCACCACCGACTACCAGGCAACGCACCTTATCGCCTGCTGGGACGATGACTGGCGTCCGCAGTGGCGGGTTGACCTTCTCCCCAGCTATAAGGCCCACCGGGTGGCGGAGGCAGTCGCCGGTGCACCGGACGTCGAAGTGGTTCCGGATGCGCTGGAGGCACAGCTTCCGATGATCCGCCGGGCGCTTGAGCTCGCCGGCATCGCCATCGTAGGCGCGGCCGAGCATGAGGCCGACGACGTTGTGGGAACCTACGCGAGCCACGCGGACCTTCCCGTTGATGTAGTGACCGGCGACCGCGACCTTTTCCAGGTGTGCGACAACGAACGGCAGGTCCGCGTGATCTACACCGCACGCGGCATGAAGAACCTCGAAGTCATCACCGAAGAAGTGGTGGTGGCCAAGTACCGGGTGCTGCCCCAGCAGTACGCCGACTACGCCACACTGCGCGGCGACGCCTCGGACGGGCTGCCCGGCGTCGCGGGAATCGGTGAGAAGACCGCGGCGTCGCTGCTGCTCAAGCACGGCACCCTGGAACGGCTGCTTGAGGCGGCCGGGGACTCCGGCAGCGGCGTGTCTGCACCGGTGCGGGCCAAGTTGGCCGCCGCTGCCGGCTACCTCTCGGTGGCCCCCGCCGTCGTCAGGCTTGTGCGCGACCTGGACCTGCCCAGCCCCGAGGAGGCGGGTGCCAAGCTAAGTCCCGTTGCGGGGGAACCGCGCGCCGAGCTTGAGCGGCTCGCCACCGAGTGGAACCTGGGCGGCTCGGTACGGCGGCTTTTCGCGGCGCTCGACCTGCGGCAGTAG
- a CDS encoding CBS domain-containing protein, with protein sequence MATAREIMTGGAECIGEKETLEAAARKMKELDVGSLPICGEDNRLKGMLTDRDIVVKCLAEGGDPRTATAGEFGEGKPVTIGADDSIEEAIRTMQDHQVRRLPVIDGHNLVGVLSQADIARNYPEDRVGELVAFISY encoded by the coding sequence ATGGCAACGGCACGGGAAATCATGACCGGGGGCGCTGAATGCATCGGGGAGAAGGAGACCCTGGAAGCAGCTGCGCGCAAGATGAAGGAACTCGACGTCGGATCCCTTCCGATCTGCGGAGAGGACAACCGCCTGAAGGGCATGCTGACTGACCGAGACATCGTGGTTAAGTGCCTGGCCGAGGGCGGGGATCCCCGCACTGCCACGGCCGGAGAATTCGGCGAAGGCAAACCCGTGACGATCGGTGCGGACGATTCCATTGAGGAAGCGATCCGGACAATGCAGGACCACCAGGTCCGTCGGCTTCCGGTCATTGACGGGCACAACCTGGTGGGCGTCCTCAGCCAGGCGGACATTGCCCGGAATTATCCGGAGGACCGGGTGGGCGAACTCGTTGCATTCATTTCGTACTGA
- the hrpB gene encoding ATP-dependent helicase HrpB yields the protein MTSPSGRKAPPAGIAFNLAAIGAGLPFADSLAALADALDCTGGTAVVQAPPGTGKTTLVPPLLANHLSAGTTRPGRVVVTQPRRVAARAAARRLAALDGSRLGSRVGYTVRGERQAGPETLIEFVTPGILLRRLLAAPDLPRARAVVLDEVHERGLETDLLFGMFAEVRQLRGDLAVVAMSATLDAPRFAALLGDHDGGGPAPVIDCPSVLHSLDIKWRPAPVPRLDGRGVTPAFLEFVAGTAAEAHRGALAANAATDALVFLPGAREVSQAAARLRSLLGHGIDVLELHGQAGAAEQDRAVSGRQPGDNPRIIVSTDLAESSLTVPGVRLVVDSGLAREPRRDAGRGMNGLVTVSCSRASADQRAGRAARQGPGTVVRCYSQQAFGAAPAHVTPEINVADLTGPALLMACWGSPRGKGLPLPDAPPEQAMDDAMEVLQELGAVSGNGQATAAGRTLSGIPADPRLGRALLDGAAAAGYRAAAEVVAAVAGDARAPGADLVRLMSQLRADSGPAGRRWAEESRRLQALAEHAGPLSEAPALPALTGGTEVVGAVVALAFPDRVARRVPGDGPERYLLSSGTRAGLPAGSSLAGHEWLAVAEVIRAEGRDSAGTGAVIRAAAPLSAGLAEAAAFHLLAEAVEATFTQGRVTARKVRRLGAISLASTPVRPSPAEGRAAVAAVLQKEGLAVLKWSTPAAALRCRLAFLHRELGRPWPDVSEAGLLARLQDWLGPELEALAGGADADSVDLTEPLRRLLPWPEAARMDELAPEWLAVPSGSRVPIGYPEPSSGTERPVVAVKLQECFGLAETPRLVHGRVPVLFHLLSPARRPLAVTDDLTSFWSGPYAQVHAEMRGRYPKHPWPEDPWTAPATARTKPRK from the coding sequence ATGACTTCTCCGAGCGGCCGGAAGGCGCCGCCAGCCGGCATCGCCTTCAACCTCGCGGCCATCGGTGCCGGACTTCCCTTCGCTGACTCACTCGCGGCCTTGGCTGACGCCCTGGACTGCACGGGAGGGACTGCAGTAGTGCAGGCACCGCCCGGAACAGGCAAGACCACCCTGGTTCCGCCACTCCTCGCAAACCACCTGTCGGCCGGCACCACCCGGCCGGGCCGGGTGGTGGTCACGCAGCCGCGCCGCGTCGCGGCCCGGGCCGCAGCCCGCCGGCTTGCCGCCCTGGACGGCAGCCGGTTGGGCAGCCGGGTAGGCTACACCGTCCGCGGGGAACGCCAGGCAGGACCTGAAACCCTGATCGAGTTCGTCACCCCCGGCATCCTGCTGCGCCGCCTGCTGGCCGCTCCGGACCTTCCCAGGGCACGCGCGGTGGTCCTGGACGAGGTCCACGAACGGGGGCTGGAAACCGATCTGCTCTTCGGCATGTTCGCTGAAGTCCGCCAGCTGCGCGGGGACCTGGCCGTCGTCGCAATGTCCGCAACCCTCGACGCTCCCAGGTTTGCTGCCCTCCTGGGAGACCACGACGGCGGCGGGCCGGCCCCGGTCATCGACTGCCCCTCCGTGCTCCATTCCCTGGACATCAAGTGGCGGCCGGCACCCGTGCCGCGGCTGGACGGCAGGGGAGTGACCCCCGCGTTCCTTGAATTCGTGGCGGGGACGGCCGCCGAAGCACACCGGGGTGCGCTGGCAGCAAACGCCGCCACCGATGCCCTCGTCTTCCTCCCCGGAGCCAGGGAAGTTTCCCAGGCGGCGGCACGGCTCCGCAGCCTGCTGGGCCACGGGATTGACGTGCTGGAACTCCACGGCCAGGCAGGGGCAGCCGAACAGGACCGCGCGGTGTCCGGCCGCCAGCCCGGCGACAATCCCAGGATCATTGTCTCCACAGACCTTGCCGAGTCCTCGCTGACCGTCCCCGGCGTCCGGCTGGTGGTTGATTCGGGGCTTGCCCGTGAGCCGCGGCGTGACGCCGGCCGGGGGATGAACGGGCTGGTCACGGTCTCGTGTTCCCGCGCCTCGGCGGACCAGCGTGCAGGGCGGGCCGCCCGCCAGGGGCCCGGCACCGTTGTGCGCTGCTACAGCCAGCAGGCCTTTGGCGCAGCCCCGGCGCACGTGACCCCGGAAATCAATGTGGCGGACCTGACGGGTCCGGCCCTGTTGATGGCGTGCTGGGGCTCCCCGCGGGGGAAGGGCCTCCCGTTGCCTGATGCGCCGCCGGAGCAGGCCATGGATGATGCGATGGAAGTCCTGCAGGAACTCGGGGCCGTGTCCGGCAATGGCCAGGCCACCGCCGCGGGCAGGACGCTTTCCGGCATTCCCGCAGATCCGCGGCTGGGCCGTGCCCTGCTCGACGGCGCGGCGGCCGCCGGTTACAGGGCGGCGGCCGAGGTGGTGGCCGCGGTGGCAGGTGACGCCCGTGCGCCGGGCGCAGACCTGGTGCGGCTCATGTCCCAACTGCGCGCTGACAGCGGACCGGCCGGGCGGCGCTGGGCAGAGGAAAGCCGTCGCCTCCAGGCTCTGGCTGAGCACGCAGGCCCGCTGTCCGAGGCTCCCGCCCTTCCTGCCCTCACTGGCGGCACTGAAGTGGTGGGCGCCGTCGTCGCCCTCGCTTTTCCCGACAGGGTGGCACGGAGGGTTCCCGGCGACGGGCCGGAGCGCTACCTGCTGTCATCCGGGACCCGGGCAGGGCTGCCGGCCGGCAGCAGCCTGGCCGGGCACGAATGGCTGGCCGTTGCGGAGGTGATCCGGGCCGAAGGCAGGGACTCAGCCGGCACCGGGGCCGTCATCCGCGCCGCGGCTCCGCTCTCCGCGGGCCTTGCCGAGGCCGCCGCGTTCCACCTTCTGGCCGAAGCCGTCGAGGCGACGTTCACGCAGGGCCGCGTCACCGCCCGCAAGGTGCGGCGATTGGGCGCCATCAGTCTCGCGTCCACCCCCGTCCGTCCCTCGCCCGCGGAGGGCAGGGCGGCGGTGGCAGCAGTGCTTCAAAAGGAAGGCCTTGCGGTCCTCAAATGGTCGACGCCGGCAGCCGCCTTGCGCTGCCGGCTCGCCTTCCTGCACCGCGAGCTGGGCAGGCCCTGGCCGGACGTCTCCGAGGCAGGGCTCCTTGCCCGGCTGCAGGACTGGCTCGGACCAGAGCTTGAGGCGCTGGCAGGGGGTGCGGACGCCGACAGCGTGGACCTCACCGAGCCTCTCCGGCGGCTGCTTCCCTGGCCAGAGGCGGCCCGGATGGACGAGCTCGCACCGGAATGGCTGGCCGTACCCAGCGGCTCCAGGGTGCCGATCGGGTATCCGGAACCCTCATCGGGGACGGAGCGTCCGGTGGTTGCCGTCAAACTCCAGGAATGCTTTGGGCTGGCAGAGACTCCCCGCCTGGTCCATGGCCGGGTGCCGGTCCTGTTCCACCTGTTGTCCCCGGCCCGGCGGCCCCTTGCCGTCACCGACGACCTGACATCCTTCTGGTCCGGACCATACGCCCAGGTGCACGCCGAGATGAGGGGCCGCTATCCCAAGCATCCCTGGCCAGAAGATCCTTGGACCGCGCCGGCCACCGCACGGACCAAGCCGCGGAAGTAG
- a CDS encoding alpha/beta family hydrolase: protein MSASETDLRIPVGEVMVSGAYARPESPSATVVVAHGAGAGMEHPFLRGFTDALNSLGLATLRFNFPYREAGRKFPDRPPVAIATWRAAMGAAAEHGDTGTPWAAGKSFGGRMASMAVAEGMEAAGLVYLGYPLHPPGKPDKVRDEHLYGITSPMLFLQGSRDTFATPGILEDVVRRIGPSAVLQWVEGGDHSFAVAGAKRSAAEVGASLAEPVAGFIRTSS from the coding sequence ATGTCAGCTTCTGAAACCGACCTCCGCATCCCGGTGGGTGAAGTTATGGTCTCCGGTGCCTACGCCCGCCCCGAAAGCCCGTCCGCCACGGTGGTGGTGGCCCACGGTGCCGGCGCAGGCATGGAGCATCCCTTCCTGCGCGGATTCACGGACGCACTGAACTCCCTGGGCCTGGCAACCCTCCGCTTCAACTTCCCCTACCGGGAAGCCGGCAGGAAGTTCCCGGACCGCCCACCGGTGGCCATCGCAACCTGGCGGGCAGCCATGGGGGCGGCGGCGGAACACGGCGACACCGGCACCCCGTGGGCGGCGGGCAAGTCCTTCGGCGGTCGGATGGCCTCGATGGCCGTGGCGGAGGGGATGGAAGCCGCAGGACTGGTCTACCTGGGGTACCCCCTCCATCCGCCGGGAAAGCCGGACAAAGTGCGGGACGAACACCTGTATGGCATCACGTCACCCATGCTCTTCCTGCAGGGCAGCCGGGATACCTTCGCCACCCCCGGAATCCTTGAGGACGTGGTGCGGCGGATCGGACCGTCAGCAGTCCTGCAGTGGGTGGAGGGCGGCGACCATTCGTTTGCGGTAGCCGGCGCCAAGCGTTCGGCCGCGGAAGTGGGCGCATCCCTGGCGGAGCCCGTGGCTGGCTTCATCCGCACCTCCAGCTGA
- the ligD gene encoding non-homologous end-joining DNA ligase: MASEQTTLTVQGPNGEREMRISSPSRVIWPEPGITKLDLARYICDVGEAFIAANGGRPVALQRFSGTIDGEMFFSKNPPKGAPEFVRSTKVVFPSARSHPMLILDEPAAAVWAVQMNTIVFHPWPSRADNTDNPDQLRIDLDPQPGTDFDDAIPAAIALKEVLAEAGLDCFIKTSGNRGLHVYAPVEPTREFLDVRHAVIAAARELERRMPDKVTTAWWKEERGERVFVDFNQANRDRTIAGAYSPRPLPHAPVSCPIAWDELAGVDPKDFTILTVPDRLKTIGDPWADMGRNPGTIDTLLGWWERDLKAGLGELPFPPDYPKMPGEPPRVQPSRARKQE; the protein is encoded by the coding sequence ATGGCGAGCGAACAGACCACCCTCACAGTCCAGGGTCCGAACGGTGAGCGCGAAATGCGCATCTCCAGCCCCAGCAGGGTCATTTGGCCAGAGCCGGGGATCACCAAACTCGACCTGGCGCGGTACATCTGCGATGTTGGGGAAGCGTTCATCGCGGCCAACGGCGGCAGGCCCGTTGCCCTGCAGCGGTTCTCGGGCACCATCGACGGCGAGATGTTCTTCTCCAAGAACCCGCCGAAGGGCGCGCCGGAGTTCGTCCGGTCCACCAAGGTAGTTTTCCCCAGCGCGCGCTCCCATCCCATGCTCATCCTGGACGAACCCGCGGCCGCCGTCTGGGCGGTGCAGATGAACACCATCGTTTTCCACCCTTGGCCTTCCCGGGCAGACAACACTGACAACCCCGACCAGCTGCGCATCGACCTCGACCCCCAGCCGGGAACTGATTTCGACGACGCCATCCCTGCCGCGATCGCGTTGAAGGAGGTCCTGGCTGAGGCTGGCCTTGACTGCTTCATCAAGACCTCGGGAAACCGCGGGCTGCATGTCTACGCGCCCGTAGAGCCCACCCGGGAATTCCTTGACGTCCGGCACGCTGTCATAGCGGCGGCGCGCGAACTGGAGCGCCGGATGCCGGATAAGGTCACCACCGCCTGGTGGAAGGAAGAACGGGGCGAGCGCGTATTCGTGGACTTCAACCAGGCCAACCGGGACCGCACCATCGCCGGCGCTTACAGCCCGCGGCCGCTGCCGCACGCCCCGGTGTCCTGCCCCATCGCCTGGGATGAACTGGCCGGCGTGGATCCCAAGGACTTCACCATCCTCACCGTCCCGGACCGGCTCAAGACGATCGGCGACCCGTGGGCGGACATGGGCAGGAACCCCGGAACCATCGACACGCTGCTCGGGTGGTGGGAGCGGGACCTCAAGGCCGGGCTGGGCGAGCTTCCCTTTCCGCCGGACTACCCAAAGATGCCGGGCGAGCCACCCAGGGTCCAGCCAAGCCGGGCGCGGAAGCAGGAGTAG
- a CDS encoding L-threonylcarbamoyladenylate synthase, whose product MARYFDVHPQDPQPRAISQAVKIVLDGGLIAYPTDSCYALGAQIGNRDALDRIRSIRRLDDKHHFTLVCRDFAQLGQFVHIGNDVFRSIKAVTPGGYTFILPATKEVPKRLLHPKKKTVGVRIPDNRVVQALLAELGEPLLSSTLLLPDEEDPMTQGWEIKERLDHQVDAVIDAGDCGSEPTTVVDFSSGVAEVVRRGTGDPSRFE is encoded by the coding sequence ATGGCCAGATACTTTGACGTTCACCCCCAGGACCCCCAGCCCCGCGCCATCAGCCAGGCAGTCAAGATAGTGCTCGACGGCGGGCTGATCGCCTATCCCACGGATTCCTGCTATGCGCTGGGCGCGCAGATAGGCAACAGGGATGCCCTGGACCGGATCAGGAGCATCCGCCGGCTGGATGACAAGCACCACTTCACGCTGGTCTGCCGGGATTTCGCCCAGCTGGGCCAGTTTGTGCACATCGGGAACGATGTCTTTCGCAGCATCAAGGCCGTCACCCCGGGCGGCTACACCTTCATCCTTCCGGCCACCAAGGAAGTCCCGAAGCGCCTGCTGCATCCCAAGAAGAAGACTGTTGGCGTCAGAATCCCGGACAACCGGGTGGTTCAGGCCTTGCTCGCGGAACTCGGTGAGCCATTGCTTTCAAGCACCCTGCTGCTGCCGGACGAGGAGGATCCGATGACCCAGGGATGGGAGATCAAGGAGCGCCTGGACCATCAGGTGGACGCTGTGATTGACGCGGGCGACTGCGGATCAGAACCCACCACGGTGGTGGACTTTTCCAGCGGCGTGGCGGAGGTTGTCCGGCGCGGCACCGGTGATCCTTCCCGGTTCGAATAG
- a CDS encoding VOC family protein: protein MPTTLNPYISFRDNAREAMTFYQAVFGGDLALSTFGEFQASDDPAESDKIMHGMLTTTQGMVLMGADTPNSMGYTPGSSISISLSGDDEAELRGYYEKLSGDGGTVTVPMEQAPWGDIFGMCTDRFGVAWLVNVNSPQGVTGAP from the coding sequence ATGCCGACCACCCTCAACCCCTACATCAGCTTCCGCGACAACGCCCGCGAGGCGATGACCTTCTACCAGGCCGTTTTCGGCGGCGATCTGGCCCTGAGCACTTTCGGGGAGTTCCAGGCCAGCGACGACCCAGCCGAGTCGGACAAGATCATGCACGGCATGCTGACCACCACCCAGGGGATGGTGCTGATGGGGGCGGACACGCCGAACAGCATGGGGTACACCCCCGGGTCATCCATCTCGATCTCCCTCAGCGGCGACGATGAAGCGGAACTGCGGGGGTACTACGAGAAACTCAGCGGCGACGGCGGAACCGTGACCGTTCCGATGGAACAGGCGCCCTGGGGAGACATCTTCGGGATGTGCACCGACCGGTTCGGTGTGGCCTGGCTGGTCAACGTCAACAGCCCCCAGGGCGTCACCGGAGCACCCTAA
- a CDS encoding HAD domain-containing protein, whose translation MTRTLYLDVDGVVCPFGPDGHSGWGSSWKYADAGLLPVAYAPELVDGLNGIAAMAGVRCVWLTSWEELAPQYLCSAIGLNGAQWPYLTSAGTGAGAGWWKLRAIQDDVEAASPEGVAWVDDQLAFEAEAQSWARFLGRRILAVSPDPRRGISPGELERVRTFLERPLF comes from the coding sequence ATGACCCGCACGCTCTATCTCGACGTTGACGGCGTCGTCTGCCCGTTCGGGCCGGACGGACACAGCGGTTGGGGATCCAGCTGGAAGTACGCCGATGCGGGACTCCTGCCCGTGGCCTACGCGCCGGAACTGGTGGACGGGCTGAACGGCATCGCCGCGATGGCGGGGGTGCGCTGTGTCTGGCTGACCAGTTGGGAGGAACTTGCCCCGCAGTACCTGTGTTCGGCCATTGGACTGAATGGGGCTCAGTGGCCCTACCTGACTTCGGCCGGGACGGGCGCCGGAGCAGGCTGGTGGAAGCTTCGTGCCATCCAGGATGACGTGGAAGCCGCCAGCCCTGAGGGTGTCGCCTGGGTCGATGACCAGTTGGCGTTCGAGGCGGAGGCCCAGTCCTGGGCCAGGTTCCTCGGCCGGCGCATCCTGGCCGTTTCTCCCGATCCCAGGCGAGGCATCTCGCCCGGGGAGCTGGAGCGGGTACGGACGTTTCTCGAACGGCCGTTGTTTTGA